In Phragmites australis chromosome 24, lpPhrAust1.1, whole genome shotgun sequence, the following are encoded in one genomic region:
- the LOC133906967 gene encoding peroxidase 5-like, which produces MEVQRRGCGLVHLRVVVAAVLMMATGLRAQLRVGFYDNSCPAAEIIVQQEVSKAVAANPGLAAGLLRLHFHDCFVGGCDASVLIDSTKGNTAEKDAGPNTSLRGFEVIDSIKARVEQACFGVVSCADILAFAARDSVALAGGNAYQVPAGRRDGAVSRASATNGNLPPPTANVAQLTQIFASKGLTQKEMVILSGAHTIGASHCSSFSSRLSRSGTTAGQDPTMDPAYVVQLARQCPQAGDPLVPMDAVSPNAFDEGFYKGVMANRGLLSSDQTLLSDKNTAVQVVTYANDPATFQSDFAGAMVRMGAVGVLTGNSGKIRANCRVA; this is translated from the exons ATGGAGGTGCAGAGGAGAGGCTGCGGTCTGGTGCACTTGCGAGTTGTGGTTGCCGCTGTGCTGATGATGGCGACGGGGCTGCGCGCGCAGCTGCGGGtagggttctacgacaactcgTGCCCGGCGGCGGAGATCATCGTGCAGCAGGAGGTGAGCAAGGCGGTTGCGGCCAACCCGGGCCTCGCAGCCGGCCTcctccggctccacttccacgactgcttcgtcgGG GGGTGCGACGCGTCAGTGCTGATCGACTCGACCAAGGGCAACACGGCGGAGAAGGACGCCGGGCCCAACACCAGCCTGCGGGGCTTCGAGGTCATCGACAGCATCAAGGCGCGCGTCGAGCAGGCCTGCTTCGGCGTCGTCTCCTGCGCGGACATCCTCGCGTTCGCGGCCAGGGACAGCGTCGCACTG GCCGGCGGGAACGCGTACCAGGTGCCGGCGGGGCGCCGGGACGGGGCCGTGTCGCGCGCGTCGGCCACGAATGGGAACCTCCCTCCGCCGACGGCCAACGTCGCCCAGCTAACGCAGATCTTCGCCTCCAAGGGGCTCACCCAGAAGGAGATGGTCATCCTGTCCGGGGCGCACACCATCGGCGCGTCGCACTGCAGCTCGTTCAGCAGCCGGCTGTCCAGGTCGGGCACGACGGCGGGGCAGGACCCGACCATGGACCCGGCGTACGTGGTGCAGCTGGCGCGGCAGTGCCCGCAGGCCGGGGACCCGCTCGTGCCCATGGACGCCGTCTCCCCCAACGCCTTCGACGAGGGGTTTTACAAGGGCGTCATGGCCAACCGGGGCCTGCTGTCGTCGGACCAGACGCTGCTCAGCGACAAGAACACGGCCGTGCAGGTGGTCACCTACGCCAACGACCCGGCCACGTTCCAGAGCGACTTCGCGGGCGCCATGGTCAGGATGGGCGCCGTCGGCGTGCTCACCGGCAACAGCGGCAAGATCAGGGCCAACTGCAGGGTCGCCTGA